In Spirosoma aureum, a single genomic region encodes these proteins:
- a CDS encoding winged helix-turn-helix transcriptional regulator, whose amino-acid sequence MEPTNVIPEECGRTLRPIRDALDVLNGKWKLPIIVALTFGEKRFGEIAKEVHGITDRMLSKELRDLELNGLVKRHLYDTYPAKVTYTLTAHSQTLHEVIESLRKWGELHRKKMISNDK is encoded by the coding sequence ATGGAACCAACAAACGTAATACCTGAGGAATGTGGCCGTACTTTGCGTCCAATCCGAGATGCACTGGATGTATTAAATGGAAAGTGGAAGTTGCCTATTATCGTAGCCCTTACCTTCGGGGAGAAGCGTTTTGGGGAAATCGCCAAAGAGGTTCACGGGATTACGGATCGAATGCTATCCAAAGAATTACGGGATCTGGAGTTGAACGGGTTGGTCAAGCGCCACTTATACGATACCTATCCCGCTAAGGTGACATACACGTTAACAGCTCATAGCCAAACGCTACATGAAGTGATTGAATCCTTACGAAAATGGGGAGAGTTACACCGGAAAAAGATGATCTCGAACGATAAATGA
- a CDS encoding YXWGXW repeat-containing protein has protein sequence MKTNVKVLALASLLLPALCTIESDTATAQTPSRVIVIPSTPPMHKAPIEQVWVPGHYVQRGRDRIWINGHYQTVTPRYATYSKPDRYKTWNPGYWRQTPRGRVWVEGYWSY, from the coding sequence ATGAAAACGAATGTGAAAGTATTGGCATTAGCAAGTTTATTACTCCCTGCGTTGTGTACAATCGAGTCAGATACGGCTACGGCACAAACGCCCAGTAGGGTCATCGTCATTCCTAGTACCCCGCCCATGCATAAAGCACCAATAGAGCAAGTATGGGTTCCGGGGCACTACGTCCAGCGAGGGCGGGATCGCATCTGGATAAATGGTCACTATCAGACAGTTACACCTAGATATGCTACTTATTCAAAACCAGACCGGTATAAAACCTGGAATCCCGGCTACTGGCGCCAAACACCCCGAGGGCGGGTTTGGGTTGAAGGGTATTGGAGTTATTAG
- a CDS encoding PQQ-dependent sugar dehydrogenase — translation MLRYTIGAAFAVVFCLSSFLIDQKPVVKTARENYQTYCSSCHGEKVEAFVDRKWKHGTGKAELMTSISGGYPDLGMPTWKATLNEKEIGELADLILESLKNVDQYKFASKPTSNVFSSEGQTVKLDTIAKDLGSPWGLAFLPEGDMLVSTRSGDIYRVGQNQQKTKISGGPTVLAEGQGGLLDVVLHPDFAKNQFVYFSYSAVKNEGDQKLSTTAIMRAKLAGNTLTDQKVIFEAMPYSKTRHHYGSRMAFDNKGYLFVSVGERGNEKENPQSIANDLGKVHRLYDDGRIPEDNPFVKDKNARGSIYSYGHRNPQGMLKHPVTGEIWTNEHGPRGGDELNIVKKGANYGWPIICYGINYDGKPITNLTAKEGMEQPLTYWLPSIAPSGLAFVDSPKYPGWKGNLLIGSLRFQYLNRCVMEGNKVVKQENLLKNVGRLRNIKQGPDGYLYVSVEEPGYIFRLQPVNQ, via the coding sequence ATGCTACGCTATACCATTGGTGCTGCCTTTGCGGTCGTGTTCTGCCTGAGCAGTTTTCTTATCGACCAAAAACCAGTCGTTAAAACCGCCCGGGAGAATTATCAGACTTATTGCTCTTCGTGCCATGGCGAAAAAGTGGAAGCTTTCGTGGATCGGAAGTGGAAACATGGTACGGGAAAAGCCGAACTCATGACGAGTATTTCGGGAGGATACCCTGACCTGGGAATGCCGACCTGGAAAGCTACGTTGAATGAAAAAGAAATCGGCGAACTCGCTGACCTGATTCTGGAAAGCCTGAAAAACGTTGATCAGTATAAGTTTGCCAGCAAACCGACATCAAACGTTTTTTCGTCGGAAGGCCAGACCGTTAAGCTTGATACGATTGCGAAAGATTTAGGCTCTCCGTGGGGGCTGGCTTTCTTACCCGAAGGCGATATGCTGGTGAGCACCCGTTCCGGCGATATTTACCGGGTTGGGCAGAACCAGCAAAAAACCAAAATTTCGGGCGGCCCGACTGTTTTGGCCGAAGGGCAGGGTGGCCTTCTCGACGTTGTATTGCATCCTGATTTTGCCAAAAATCAGTTTGTGTATTTTTCGTATTCTGCGGTCAAGAATGAAGGCGATCAGAAACTTTCTACGACGGCCATCATGCGTGCCAAATTAGCAGGCAACACGCTGACCGATCAAAAGGTCATTTTTGAAGCGATGCCCTACTCAAAAACCCGTCACCACTATGGTTCCCGGATGGCCTTCGATAACAAAGGTTATCTGTTTGTATCCGTGGGAGAGCGAGGAAATGAAAAGGAAAACCCGCAATCGATTGCCAACGATCTGGGTAAAGTTCACCGACTGTATGACGATGGCCGAATTCCGGAAGATAACCCGTTTGTAAAGGATAAAAATGCACGTGGCTCCATTTATTCTTATGGGCACCGCAATCCACAGGGCATGCTCAAACACCCGGTTACAGGCGAAATCTGGACGAATGAGCACGGTCCTCGCGGGGGCGATGAGTTGAACATCGTTAAAAAAGGAGCTAACTATGGCTGGCCGATTATTTGCTACGGCATCAATTATGATGGAAAACCCATCACTAACCTTACAGCAAAAGAAGGTATGGAACAGCCACTTACCTATTGGCTACCGTCTATTGCGCCATCGGGTCTGGCCTTCGTCGACAGCCCTAAATACCCCGGCTGGAAAGGTAATCTATTGATTGGGTCCCTGCGGTTCCAGTACCTGAATCGTTGTGTGATGGAGGGTAACAAAGTTGTTAAGCAGGAAAATCTGCTCAAGAACGTCGGACGCCTTCGCAACATCAAACAGGGGCCAGACGGTTATCTGTACGTATCAGTTGAAGAACCGGGCTATATATTCAGGTTGCAGCCTGTAAATCAGTAA
- a CDS encoding ABC transporter ATP-binding protein codes for MQLLYTYLRRYWGLLALALLLAAINQIFSLLDPYIFRKIIDQSVVKPGGTLRTIDFWGFLKNGAGVLILQALGVAMVSRIAKNFQDYYVNVITQRLGAQLYTDGLRHSLELPYQVFEDQRSGETLGKLQKVRSDVEKLIQSFVNVLFTSVVGIVFVMWYAATVYWPIAPAYFLTIPLLGFVSSLLSKKIKTVQKTIVAETTALAGSTTESLRNIELVKSLGLAQQETERLNATTGKILKLELKKVRYIRSLSFVQGTFVNLLRNAIMLLMLFLVVQERITVGEFFSLFIYSFAIFGPLQELGNIINVYRETEASLANFQQILNTPRDVQPIHPQPVKALKTLAFEDVHFKHLTAEKPALDGISFDAGVGETIAFVGPSGSGKTTLVKLLVGLYKPLSGQILYNNIPGSDVNLDELREQIGFVTQDTQLFAGTIRENLRFVAPNATDAECLTALRQAAADSLLSRAPQGLDTVIGEGGVKVSGGEKQRLSIARALLRKPALLVFDEATSALDSLTEEEIGRTVRELSGSRQHITILIAHRLSTILHADRIFVLEQGQVVEQGCHADLLAQKGLYYAMWRQQIGERKELAVL; via the coding sequence ATGCAACTTCTTTACACCTATTTACGGCGCTATTGGGGCCTGTTGGCGCTTGCGCTATTATTGGCAGCTATCAATCAGATTTTCTCGCTGCTCGACCCTTATATCTTCCGAAAAATTATTGACCAGTCTGTTGTGAAGCCCGGCGGTACACTACGCACCATCGATTTCTGGGGATTTCTCAAAAACGGTGCTGGTGTCCTGATTTTGCAGGCACTCGGCGTCGCGATGGTGAGCCGGATTGCCAAGAATTTCCAGGATTACTATGTCAATGTAATTACCCAACGGCTCGGCGCACAACTCTATACCGATGGGCTCCGGCATTCGCTCGAACTGCCCTATCAGGTTTTTGAGGACCAACGATCCGGCGAAACATTAGGTAAACTACAAAAGGTACGTTCCGATGTCGAAAAACTGATTCAATCGTTTGTGAATGTTCTCTTTACATCGGTGGTGGGCATTGTGTTTGTCATGTGGTATGCTGCCACAGTGTACTGGCCCATTGCTCCGGCCTATTTTCTGACCATTCCGCTGCTGGGTTTTGTGAGTTCGCTGCTGAGCAAAAAGATCAAGACTGTACAGAAAACGATTGTGGCCGAAACCACCGCCCTGGCCGGTTCAACCACGGAAAGCCTTCGCAACATCGAGCTGGTAAAAAGCCTTGGTCTGGCCCAGCAGGAAACTGAACGACTGAACGCCACAACCGGCAAAATCCTGAAGCTGGAACTCAAAAAAGTACGATACATCCGGTCGCTCTCGTTTGTTCAGGGAACGTTCGTAAACCTGCTCCGCAATGCCATCATGCTGCTTATGCTGTTCCTGGTGGTGCAGGAGCGCATTACGGTGGGCGAATTTTTCTCGTTGTTCATTTATTCGTTTGCCATTTTCGGACCGTTGCAGGAACTGGGTAATATCATCAACGTTTATCGGGAAACGGAAGCTTCGCTCGCTAATTTTCAGCAAATCCTGAATACACCCCGCGATGTTCAACCGATTCACCCGCAGCCGGTCAAAGCACTCAAAACTCTGGCTTTCGAAGATGTGCATTTCAAACACCTGACCGCCGAAAAACCAGCGCTCGATGGCATTTCATTCGATGCAGGAGTTGGTGAAACCATTGCGTTTGTTGGTCCGAGCGGCTCCGGCAAAACCACACTCGTGAAGCTGCTGGTCGGTCTGTACAAACCCCTGAGTGGCCAGATTTTGTACAACAACATTCCGGGTTCTGATGTAAATCTGGATGAGTTGCGCGAGCAAATTGGTTTTGTGACGCAGGACACACAGCTTTTTGCCGGAACCATCCGCGAAAACCTTCGGTTCGTAGCACCCAACGCTACCGATGCCGAATGTTTGACAGCACTGCGTCAGGCGGCTGCTGATTCGCTGCTTTCCCGCGCACCTCAGGGTCTCGATACGGTCATTGGCGAAGGTGGTGTCAAAGTATCCGGTGGCGAAAAGCAACGACTGAGCATTGCACGCGCCCTGCTCCGCAAACCAGCACTACTGGTTTTCGATGAAGCTACCTCGGCCCTCGACTCCCTTACAGAAGAAGAAATTGGCCGAACCGTTCGCGAATTGTCGGGCTCGCGCCAGCATATTACGATCCTGATCGCTCACCGGCTGAGCACCATCCTCCACGCCGACCGGATTTTCGTTCTGGAACAGGGACAGGTGGTCGAACAGGGTTGCCATGCTGATTTATTAGCTCAAAAAGGACTCTATTATGCCATGTGGCGTCAACAGATTGGTGAGCGCAAAGAGTTGGCAGTATTGTAA
- a CDS encoding protealysin inhibitor emfourin produces the protein MKLVYSREGGLFPQVAQTEIKTTDLPADLQKLVDHLIAHPDAYTSGSGNPAMRDGYQYRLDLHDGSKKVSLTFDDTSLPDDVQPLIHFLQKRTGKP, from the coding sequence ATGAAATTAGTTTATTCGCGCGAAGGGGGCTTATTTCCTCAGGTAGCCCAAACGGAAATTAAAACCACTGACTTACCGGCCGATTTACAAAAGTTGGTAGATCATCTTATAGCGCATCCCGATGCTTATACATCCGGCTCAGGGAACCCTGCAATGAGGGATGGTTATCAATACCGGCTCGATCTGCATGACGGCTCAAAGAAGGTCAGTTTGACTTTCGATGACACGAGCCTGCCCGACGACGTTCAGCCGTTAATTCATTTCCTGCAAAAACGCACCGGCAAGCCGTAA
- a CDS encoding M4 family metallopeptidase, whose protein sequence is MKNYHACNCHIIPPFVVDELKKSGVNISTQTKTISREFRARRAEQISLRNSQPFLLAPPTKNSDRFVYDSKATQHQRLLLVRKEGGVASTDQVVNKVYENAGAVRDYYKKAFNYLSVDNHGADLILNVHFGQEYANAFWDGDQMTFGDGDGQVFINLANALDVTAHELTHGVVQYTAGLNYQGQSGALNEHYADVFGSVIKQVAKNQTAATADWLIGDEIMGPALQGQALRSMKAPGTAYNNSLMGKDPQPDHMNTIYKGSADNGGVHINSGIPNKVFFLVATAIQTDKAALLWFETLKTLKPTTSFKSFKTAMLKLAKKLAKAGSVPATTEATVKQSFEAVGL, encoded by the coding sequence ATGAAAAACTATCATGCCTGCAATTGCCACATTATACCGCCATTTGTGGTCGATGAACTGAAAAAATCAGGGGTGAATATCTCCACCCAAACGAAAACGATCAGCCGCGAATTCAGGGCACGCCGTGCTGAACAGATATCGTTACGCAACAGCCAGCCTTTTCTGCTGGCTCCTCCAACTAAAAATTCCGACCGCTTTGTCTATGACTCCAAAGCAACGCAGCATCAGCGCCTTCTGCTCGTTCGTAAAGAAGGAGGTGTCGCTTCGACCGATCAGGTAGTCAATAAAGTCTACGAAAATGCCGGAGCCGTACGCGATTATTACAAGAAAGCGTTCAATTATCTGTCAGTAGACAATCACGGGGCCGATCTGATTCTGAACGTACATTTCGGGCAGGAATACGCCAATGCGTTCTGGGATGGCGATCAAATGACGTTTGGCGATGGCGACGGTCAGGTTTTCATCAATTTAGCGAACGCGCTGGACGTAACGGCACATGAACTTACGCATGGAGTTGTGCAATACACGGCCGGACTGAATTACCAGGGCCAGTCGGGAGCGCTCAACGAGCACTATGCCGATGTGTTTGGCTCGGTGATCAAACAGGTGGCTAAAAATCAGACCGCAGCAACGGCCGACTGGCTGATTGGTGATGAAATTATGGGGCCAGCGCTTCAGGGTCAGGCGCTGCGGTCGATGAAAGCGCCCGGCACTGCGTATAATAATTCGCTGATGGGCAAAGACCCGCAGCCCGATCACATGAATACAATCTACAAAGGATCGGCAGACAATGGCGGAGTACACATCAATAGCGGCATTCCCAATAAAGTGTTCTTCCTGGTCGCTACGGCCATTCAAACCGACAAAGCGGCTTTGCTATGGTTCGAAACGCTGAAAACGCTCAAGCCAACAACAAGCTTCAAGAGTTTCAAAACGGCGATGCTTAAACTGGCAAAAAAACTGGCGAAAGCAGGAAGCGTGCCAGCAACGACCGAAGCAACCGTGAAACAATCGTTTGAGGCAGTCGGTTTGTAA
- a CDS encoding YihY/virulence factor BrkB family protein encodes MKKVTPVLLLLKQAFDNLRANDPIRMAGATAFFTFFALPPIVIILSNVLSHVFNDHYQQISGQLFDELAGLFGPKSANQLEAISHRLKQPRAGLPLTVLSILLLFVASTTLFAIVKNSINQLWNIKTKPGRNFLYVLTDKLIALAIIVGSGFLFSLSVTLEQFMAQTPIKTFFSSLAYYGGMVTLWNSLTSILIRTVWFALLLKFLPDIRIPWRAIWLGALFTSVLFKVGEVVLNRLLIHGQIASLYGTSGSIILLLLFVFYSSLIFYYGAAFTRQYSEWTHLNAEPNNRAVSYTITENPENAVSSEQ; translated from the coding sequence TTGAAAAAAGTTACTCCTGTCTTATTACTCCTAAAGCAAGCTTTCGACAACTTACGGGCTAACGATCCGATACGCATGGCCGGGGCTACGGCCTTCTTTACCTTCTTTGCGTTACCACCCATTGTTATTATTCTCAGCAATGTACTTAGCCATGTCTTTAACGATCATTATCAGCAAATCAGTGGGCAGCTATTTGATGAGCTGGCGGGCTTGTTTGGCCCAAAAAGTGCCAATCAACTAGAAGCTATTTCGCATCGCCTTAAACAACCCAGGGCCGGGCTCCCATTAACGGTGCTTAGTATTCTGTTACTCTTTGTAGCCTCAACTACGTTGTTTGCAATCGTTAAAAATTCGATAAATCAACTGTGGAATATTAAAACGAAACCAGGGCGTAACTTCCTGTATGTCTTGACGGATAAGCTGATTGCACTGGCAATTATTGTTGGCTCTGGCTTTCTATTCAGTTTATCCGTGACCCTGGAGCAGTTTATGGCGCAGACACCGATCAAAACGTTCTTTTCTTCACTCGCCTATTATGGTGGCATGGTAACGCTCTGGAATTCCTTAACATCTATCCTGATCCGCACAGTCTGGTTTGCATTACTTCTCAAGTTTTTGCCGGATATCCGAATCCCCTGGCGTGCCATTTGGCTCGGAGCCCTTTTTACAAGCGTTCTGTTTAAAGTAGGCGAGGTTGTTTTAAATCGCCTGCTGATTCATGGTCAGATAGCGTCGCTATATGGAACCTCAGGGTCTATTATTTTATTGCTGCTTTTTGTCTTTTACTCCTCCTTGATTTTCTATTACGGAGCCGCTTTTACCCGTCAATACAGCGAGTGGACTCATTTAAATGCAGAACCCAACAACCGCGCGGTCTCCTATACCATTACCGAGAATCCTGAAAATGCAGTAAGCAGTGAGCAGTAG
- a CDS encoding CAP domain-containing protein: MNWWIIFQLYHWITAANTIPAYYQLTDEAFFAQPAGCQLISLANPDTLLLDAALFHATNEARHHAGLPSLQYDLALYLAASSHAESMIKRKYYSHENLYSLAELTAAKRIRQRTDRFNWTAENIGQYQTIDTPEWFGVRRNARTGRYEYLDSETKQLYQPYSYADFARYAVRQWLASPHHRANLLNPTFSHVGCAGRLSPNPYVELHAPFGRLVQNFGGKHDSAQASN, encoded by the coding sequence ATGAACTGGTGGATCATTTTTCAACTATACCACTGGATAACCGCAGCGAACACCATACCTGCTTATTACCAGTTGACGGATGAAGCTTTTTTCGCCCAACCCGCGGGCTGTCAACTCATATCGCTGGCCAATCCCGACACACTGCTGCTGGATGCGGCTCTATTTCATGCTACCAATGAGGCTCGCCATCACGCAGGTTTACCTTCTTTGCAATATGACCTAGCTCTTTATCTGGCGGCCAGTTCTCATGCCGAGTCGATGATTAAACGAAAGTACTATAGTCACGAAAATTTATACAGTTTAGCTGAGCTTACCGCAGCTAAGCGTATCCGTCAGCGAACAGACCGGTTCAACTGGACGGCCGAGAACATCGGACAGTACCAAACCATTGATACGCCCGAATGGTTTGGGGTTCGTCGGAATGCTCGTACGGGGCGTTATGAGTATTTAGATAGTGAGACCAAGCAGTTGTATCAACCCTATAGCTATGCTGATTTTGCCCGCTATGCTGTTCGGCAATGGCTGGCTTCTCCTCATCACCGGGCTAATCTGCTCAATCCGACCTTCTCGCATGTAGGTTGTGCTGGTCGTTTATCACCTAATCCGTACGTTGAGCTGCATGCTCCGTTTGGTCGGCTGGTGCAGAATTTTGGCGGGAAACACGATTCTGCCCAGGCTTCCAACTAA
- a CDS encoding DUF4174 domain-containing protein, which yields MRYHWLIPLIGLLIGLTPIMESVANQQKSLKAILSEKKDHRRVLLLYGRDDAQHYLIEQQESLNEAKDGLTERDLDVIVIVASELQEPDRQFLMHDYKLVPSADFIGWLIGKDGGVKQTYQKPVASQDLFRTIDSMPMRKQETKQ from the coding sequence ATGCGCTACCATTGGTTGATACCACTAATTGGTTTATTAATTGGACTCACCCCTATTATGGAAAGCGTAGCGAATCAGCAGAAATCGCTCAAGGCGATATTGAGTGAAAAGAAAGATCATCGGCGCGTGTTATTGCTTTATGGCCGCGACGACGCTCAGCACTACCTCATTGAGCAGCAGGAATCCCTTAATGAAGCGAAAGATGGCCTCACCGAGCGCGACCTTGATGTTATTGTCATTGTAGCCTCTGAATTACAGGAACCCGATCGCCAGTTTCTGATGCACGATTACAAACTGGTCCCTTCCGCAGATTTCATTGGCTGGCTCATCGGTAAAGATGGTGGTGTCAAGCAAACCTATCAAAAGCCTGTTGCCTCGCAGGATCTGTTTCGCACCATTGACAGTATGCCGATGCGGAAACAGGAAACAAAGCAATAA
- a CDS encoding co-chaperone GroES: MVNITADNKLTRLIVVGDRVLIKPKDPSDRTASGLYLPPTVQEREQVQSGYVIKVGPGYPIPSPADDEPWKETEEKVKYMPLQAQEGDVAIYLQRNAIDLQYEGEQYVIVPQASILMLERSEDLFN, from the coding sequence ATGGTTAATATTACAGCTGACAATAAACTTACACGCCTGATTGTGGTTGGCGATCGGGTTCTTATAAAACCCAAAGATCCATCCGACCGCACGGCCAGTGGCTTATACCTGCCGCCAACGGTGCAGGAGCGTGAACAAGTCCAGTCTGGTTATGTTATTAAAGTAGGACCTGGTTATCCAATTCCTTCGCCTGCTGATGATGAGCCCTGGAAAGAAACGGAGGAGAAAGTGAAATACATGCCCCTTCAGGCGCAGGAAGGCGACGTTGCGATTTACCTGCAACGAAATGCCATTGATCTGCAATATGAGGGCGAGCAATATGTCATTGTTCCACAGGCTTCTATTCTGATGCTGGAGCGGTCTGAGGATTTGTTTAATTGA
- the yidD gene encoding membrane protein insertion efficiency factor YidD yields the protein MKSVLIGMVRIYQAAISPYFPNACRYTPTCSQYAIEAIHKHGPIRGGWLGLKRISRCHPWGGQGYDPVP from the coding sequence ATGAAATCTGTTCTGATTGGGATGGTCAGGATTTATCAGGCCGCAATCTCCCCTTATTTCCCGAATGCATGCCGTTATACGCCAACCTGTTCGCAGTATGCGATCGAGGCTATTCATAAGCATGGGCCTATTCGGGGCGGGTGGCTTGGTCTGAAACGGATCAGTCGGTGTCATCCCTGGGGCGGTCAGGGTTATGATCCGGTACCCTAA
- the lgt gene encoding prolipoprotein diacylglyceryl transferase, protein MLQYVIWDVNPEIFHIGSFSVRWYGLLFAMGFLIGMQIMTYIFKKENKPVADTDTLLIYMVVATILGARIGHFLFYEPEVLLKNPLEVILPPYRGLASHGATIGILTGLWLYSRRKESRLTKQTFLWVTDRIVITVALGGASIRLGNLMNSEIVGRPTDVPWAFIFLNNSEYAKIPRHPAQLYESLSCLVLFFFLLWFWNYYKERTPRGSMLGIFLIWVFGLRFFYEYLKENQVPFEDSLPLNVGQILSIPAVLLGVYFLVRSYRTPVVLAEPDDIPKKIKS, encoded by the coding sequence ATGCTGCAATACGTGATTTGGGACGTTAATCCCGAAATTTTTCACATTGGGTCATTCTCAGTGCGTTGGTATGGCCTGTTATTCGCAATGGGTTTTTTGATCGGAATGCAGATCATGACCTACATCTTCAAAAAAGAAAACAAACCCGTTGCCGACACCGATACCTTGTTGATTTACATGGTCGTTGCCACCATTCTGGGCGCTCGTATTGGGCATTTTCTGTTCTATGAACCCGAAGTTCTCCTTAAAAATCCGCTCGAAGTTATTTTGCCACCCTATCGGGGACTGGCCAGCCATGGTGCTACGATCGGTATTCTGACTGGTTTGTGGTTGTATTCACGCCGGAAAGAAAGCCGCCTGACAAAGCAAACGTTCCTCTGGGTAACTGATCGTATCGTGATCACGGTAGCACTGGGAGGTGCAAGCATACGGCTGGGCAATTTGATGAATTCCGAAATTGTTGGCCGCCCAACGGACGTTCCCTGGGCATTTATTTTCCTGAATAACAGCGAATACGCAAAAATTCCGCGCCATCCTGCGCAGTTATATGAATCGCTGTCATGTCTGGTGCTGTTCTTTTTTCTGCTCTGGTTCTGGAATTATTACAAAGAACGTACTCCGCGTGGCAGTATGCTGGGCATCTTCCTGATCTGGGTATTCGGTCTGCGTTTCTTCTACGAATACCTGAAAGAAAATCAGGTGCCTTTTGAAGATAGTCTGCCGTTGAACGTAGGGCAGATTCTTAGTATTCCGGCCGTTTTGCTGGGCGTTTACTTCCTCGTTCGCAGCTACCGCACACCGGTCGTATTGGCAGAGCCGGACGATATACCGAAGAAAATCAAGTCATGA
- a CDS encoding transposase: protein MSNTLLYTGLLCAALLTSCGGNKEEEKKDEESVSARGAVSAMKEMAEQAEELQKNGPVEAIDFRTLKELLPADADGLARKEANGEKNGAAGMVISTANAKYANDDNSETVELAIVDGGGSSMLMGLAAWSMIEVDKETENGYEKTGKMGDYKSYEKYDNANKEGEIAVLVAKRFIVTVKGRGMSMDKIKSILEDVDLSKLASLK, encoded by the coding sequence ATGAGTAATACCCTACTCTATACCGGCCTGCTTTGTGCAGCACTTCTGACCAGCTGCGGGGGCAATAAAGAAGAAGAGAAAAAAGATGAAGAATCCGTTTCGGCACGGGGAGCAGTAAGCGCCATGAAAGAAATGGCCGAACAGGCTGAGGAGCTACAAAAAAACGGCCCTGTCGAAGCGATTGATTTTCGAACGCTAAAAGAGTTGCTTCCGGCTGATGCTGATGGCCTGGCCCGTAAAGAAGCGAACGGCGAGAAAAATGGAGCCGCCGGAATGGTCATTTCGACGGCCAATGCAAAATATGCCAATGACGATAATAGCGAAACGGTTGAACTGGCAATCGTTGACGGGGGCGGTTCCAGCATGCTGATGGGACTGGCTGCCTGGTCGATGATCGAAGTTGATAAAGAAACCGAAAACGGCTACGAAAAGACAGGCAAAATGGGTGATTATAAATCGTACGAAAAATACGATAATGCCAATAAAGAAGGCGAAATCGCCGTACTGGTCGCGAAACGGTTTATCGTAACGGTGAAAGGGCGGGGCATGAGCATGGACAAAATCAAATCCATACTCGAAGATGTTGACCTGTCGAAGCTGGCCAGTTTGAAATAA
- a CDS encoding serine hydrolase domain-containing protein, which yields MKKTVLFFCLISFSAAAQFTLSPDAFKDKAHRRAIQKAEQFVDSLRIRQDIPGISIAVGTHDKILWAEGFGYADVENKLPVTVQSRFRLGSVSKSVTSLAVGKLVEDGKLNLDVPIQQYVPGFPPKKFPITGRQLATHTAGIRHYRSDDPLNCLKRYTSVNEALVIFRDDSLLFQPGTAYNYSTYGYNLLSAAIEGASHTDFLTFLQTTVFNPLHMAHTGPDYSDSIVVNRVRFYEHSKGRLVNANQVDNSYKWAGGGLLSTPSDLVSMGRELLQPTHFKKETLTLLFTPQLLQNGKNTEYGLGWRIGKDTKGRKIIHHGGTIDGGRAFLILYPDDDLVIAITANMSGVTINLPEMEALANFFRSAAPTRSTAGNRANR from the coding sequence ATGAAAAAAACAGTTTTATTTTTTTGCCTGATTTCGTTTAGCGCTGCTGCCCAGTTCACTTTATCACCCGACGCGTTCAAGGATAAAGCCCACCGTCGGGCCATACAAAAAGCAGAACAATTTGTCGATTCACTCCGGATCAGGCAAGACATTCCCGGCATCTCGATAGCCGTCGGAACTCACGATAAAATACTCTGGGCGGAAGGTTTCGGCTATGCCGATGTCGAAAATAAATTGCCCGTTACCGTGCAGTCCCGGTTTCGGTTGGGCTCGGTCTCCAAATCAGTTACTTCGCTGGCAGTCGGCAAACTGGTTGAAGATGGAAAACTGAATCTGGATGTACCCATTCAGCAATATGTGCCGGGATTTCCCCCGAAAAAGTTCCCAATCACCGGTCGGCAACTCGCCACCCACACTGCCGGTATCCGCCATTACCGAAGCGACGATCCGCTGAACTGCCTCAAACGCTACACATCTGTCAACGAAGCACTGGTTATCTTTCGCGACGACAGCCTCTTGTTTCAACCGGGCACGGCCTACAATTATTCGACATATGGCTACAACCTGCTGAGTGCCGCTATTGAAGGGGCCAGCCACACCGATTTTCTGACGTTTTTGCAGACTACGGTTTTCAACCCGTTGCATATGGCGCATACCGGACCCGACTACAGCGATAGCATTGTGGTGAACCGAGTGCGCTTTTACGAACACAGTAAAGGGCGACTGGTCAATGCGAATCAGGTTGACAACAGCTATAAATGGGCCGGTGGCGGCTTATTGTCAACTCCTTCCGATTTGGTCAGTATGGGCCGTGAGCTCTTGCAGCCAACGCATTTCAAAAAAGAAACCCTTACGTTATTATTTACCCCACAGTTACTCCAGAATGGAAAGAATACAGAATACGGCCTGGGCTGGCGTATTGGGAAGGACACTAAGGGCCGGAAAATTATTCACCACGGCGGAACAATCGATGGCGGAAGGGCTTTCCTGATCCTATATCCGGATGATGATCTGGTTATTGCGATTACGGCCAACATGAGCGGTGTTACCATTAATTTGCCCGAAATGGAAGCATTGGCCAATTTTTTTCGTAGCGCTGCGCCCACCAGGTCGACGGCTGGCAACAGAGCAAACCGATGA